GAAATCTATTATGATGAGAACATCTGCGGCGTTGCAAAAGTCGCTGACAGTGTCAACACACCCTTAAAGGGCGTCAAGGTCGCTGTTCACTATGGGTGCCACCTGCTGAAGCCACGGAAAGACCGTGAGTTTGAGGTGGAAGCCGTCGGTGATACCGAGAGCCCGATGTGGATGGAAGAGCTTGTTGGCGCACTTGGTGCAGAGCCTGTCCAGTATCGCCAGAAGATGCAGTGCTGCGGCGCGGGCGGCGGTGTCCGTGGCTATGATATCGCACATGCACTTGACATCACAAACGAGAAGCTCATCAACATGAGCGAGGTGGGAGCAGATGCCATCACCGATGTCTGTCCATTCTGCCAGCTCCAGTTTGACCGCGGGCAGATCGAGATCGGTGAGAAGTTCGGTGTCAAGTGGGCAATTCCGGTTCTGCACTTTTCCGAACTGCTTGGCCTTGCACAGGGGATGAGCCCGCAGGACCTCGCACTTGATCTGCACGGGATCTCCTGCGAGCCGTTCCTGAACAAACTCCAGTGAGGTGTGTACTATGGCTGATGAAAAGAAACCACAAGAACCAAGAGTTGGTGTGTATATCTGCCACTGTGGTACCAATATCGCTGGTTCCATCGATATCAAGGAACTGCAGGATTATGCACGTACCATTGCAGACGTCGTTGTATCAGACGAATATCAGTATGTCTGTTCAACGCCGGGACAGACTATGATCGAAGAAGCCATCAAAGAGCATAAACTCACTGGCCTTGTCGTGGCGGCATGTTCCCCACGTCTCCATGAACCGACGTTCAGGAGAGCATCCCAGGAAGGTGGAATGAACCAGTTCAGGTTCGAGATGGCAAACATCCGCGAGCAGAACTCGTGGGTCCACATGCATGACCGCGAAGGGGCAACAGAGAAGGCAAAAGATGCCGTCAGGATGGCGGTAGCAAAGGCACGGCTCCTTGAGGATCTGCATCCAAAGTCGGTGCCGGTTGAACATGCCGCAATGGTCGTCGGCGCAGGTGTCGGCGGTATCCAGGCAGCACTTGATCTGGCAAGTTCAGGTATCAAGACCTATCTCGTCGAGAAGTCACCGACAATCGGCGGCAGGATGTCGCAGCTTGACAAGACGTTCCCGACACTTGACTGTTCACAGTGTATCCTGACACCCAAGATGGTGGATGTATTACGACACCCCAATATCGAGCTGATGTCCTATACCGAGGTTGAAAGTGTCGAAGGATATATCGGAAACTTCGATGTCACCCTCAGGAAGAAGGCAAACGGCGTCCTCACCATGGAACAGGCAGAGGCACGCGGGATTGTCGGCGGAGGATGTAACGGGTGCGGCGACTGTGAGCCGGTCTGCCCGGTTATCAAGCCAAACCCGTTCGAGCTCGGGATGGCACCGCGCAAGGCGATCTATATCTATCACCCGCAGGTTGTGCCCCTTCTCTACACAATCGACTTTGACTCCTGTGTGAAATGTGGTCTCTGCGAGGAAGTATGCGGGGATAAGAAGGCAATTGATCTTGAGATGCAGGACGAACTGGTCACCGTCAAGGTCGGTACTGCGATCCTTGCCGTCGGGTATGAAGTATTCCCGATCGAGAAGAAGACCGAGTGGGGATACAAGCGTTACGACAACGTTGTCTCATCACTTGAATTTGAGCGGCTGATCTGTGCGTCAGGTCCGACCGGAGGAAAGATGATCCGGCCAAGCGATGGAGAAGTCCCGAAGAAGATCGGGTTTGTTCTCTGTGCAGGGTCACGTGACAATACCGGGATCGGCAAGCCATACTGCAGCAGGTTCTGCTGTATGTATTCCCTGAAACACGCCCACCAGCTCTACGAGAAGATTCCAGGGGCACAGTCCTACATATTCTATATGGATATCCGGTCATTCGGTAAGATGTACGAGGAGTTCTATTACCGTATCCAGGATGAGGGTGCGAAGTTCATCCGTGGCCGTGTGGCAAAGATCGAAGAAGATCCAATCACAAAGAACCTCTATGTCACCACCGAAGATACGCTCCTCGGCCAGCCGGTGAATATCGAGCTTGATATGGTTGTGCTTGCTTCGGCAGTTGTACCAACAGAAGAGACAAATTCTGTCAGGAAACTCTTCGGCGTATCCCAGTCGATGGATGGATGGCTCCTTGAAGCCCACCCGAAACTGAACCCATGCGGGACAACAACAGCAGGTGTCTTCCTCGCTGGTGTCTGCCAGGGACCAAAGGATATCCCCGATACTGTTGCCCAGGCAGAAGGTGCAGCAGCAGCAGCATCTATCCCGATTCATGTCGGTGAAGTCGAGCTCGAACCATACTTTGCCATGTGTATCGAAGAGAAGTGTGCGGGATGCGGAATGTGCCTTGACCTCTGCCCGTATGCAGCACTTGACCTTGGGAAGAGCGAAGACGGACGCACCGTCATGAAGGTGACTGAAGCAAAATGCAAGGGATGCGGTACCTGCGGAGGGTTCTGCCCCGGTGGCGCCATCTGGATGCAGCACTTCACCACACCACAGATTGTCGCTCAGATTGATGCCTTCCTCCTTGGAGGTGAGCAGTAATGTCTGACGAATGGAAGCCAAAGATCCTCGGCATCATCTGCAACTGGTGCTCCTATGCAGGAGCAGATCTTGCAGGGAGTGCACGAACCCAGTACCCGCCGGGTATCAGGACTGTCCGTGTCATGTGTACCGGACGTGTTGATACCCTCTTCATCATGAAGGCATTTGCAAGCGGTGCAGACGGGGTGCTCGTCTCAGGATGCCACTTCGGTGACTGCCACTACCTTGAAGGCAACTACAAGGCGGCAAAGAGGATGTTCCTCATGAAGAGTGTCCTGAAGAATATGGGTATCGAAGACAAGAGATTCAGGATGACATTTGTCTCTGCATCCGAGGGTGCAAAGTGGGCAAAAGTCGTTGAGGATGTCGTGAATACCGTCACCGAACTCGGGCCAAGCCCGCTTAAGGAGCTGGAGCAGTAGGCGGAGGTTGTGAACGTGACAAAGATTTCACTGAACCTGATCACAGGACGCACCATTCAGCAGGGCGTATCGATGGAAGGCGGCAAAGAGAAGAAAGCCTATACAAAGGCATGCGGCATCATCGAGATGAATCCCTCTGACATGAAGAAACTGAATGTCTGGAAGAACACCAATGTCCGCGTTACAAGCAAGTTCGGAAGTGTCATTGTGAAGGCTGTGGAGGCAACCGAGGGTCTGACCCCCGGAGATGCCTATATCCCGATGGGGCCATGGGCAAACTCAGTCGTTGACCCGACTACTGACGGAACCGGCATGCCGAGCTTCAAAGGCGTCCCCATTGACGTTGAAGTGGCAATCAACGAGACTATCCTGGATTCACAGGAGCTTGTCCGGAAAGCATGCGGACTTCCATAGAGAGAGGTACAGGAATGGCAAATATCGTATCAGATATCACATGCCCCTTCTGCGGGACACTCTGTGACGACCTTGAGGTCGAACTGAGTGACGACGGCAAGAAGATCCTTGAGGTCTATCATGCCTGTGCAATCGGTGCCGAGAAGATCCTCCACTCCCAGGCAGAGGACCGGCTCACCCGGCCCCGGATGCAGGCAGAGGACGGCACCTGGAAAGAGGTATCCTATGATGAAGCGGCAAAATACACCGCAAAGATCCTCTGTGACGCAAAGAAACCCCTGATGTATGGATGGAGTTCGACCTCCTGCGAAGCGCAGAGTGTCGGCCACGAGATTGCAGAAGCTGTCGGCGGTATGGTCGACAACACAGCTACCGTCTGCCATGGCCCCTCACTCATCGCTGTCCAGGATGTCGGCCTGCCCACCTGTACGCTGGGTGAAGCCATGAACCGGGCGGATGTTGTTGTATTCTGGGCCTGCAACCCGGCACACGCCCACCCCCGGCACATGTCACGATACTCGATCTATCCCCGTGGATTCTTCACCGGGAAGGGAGCAAAAAGCCGGAAAGTGGTCGTCATCGATCCGAGGAAGACCGATACCGCGTCACTTGCGGATGCCCATCTCCAGATTGAGCAGGGCAGGGATTACGAACTCCTCTCGGCACTCCGTATCGCGTTCCGTGGCGAGAAACTGCCCGACTCTGTTGCAGGCATCCCAAAAGACCAGATCTACGGCGCCGCCGAGCTCCTGAAGAGCGCCCGGTTCGTGATCATCTACTTCGGGATGGGTGTGACCCAGTCACGTGGCAAGAACCACAACATCGACATTGCGATCGCGGTGACCCGTGACTTAAACGACTACACCAAGGCGAGCATCATGCCGATGCGGGGCCACTACAATGTCACCGGCTCCGGCGAGGTGCTTGGCTGGCAGTTCGGGTACCCGTTCTGCGTGGATCTCTCCCGCGGGTTTGCCCGGTACAACCCCGGCGAAACCAGTTCGAACGACCTGCTCATACGTGACGAAGTAGATGCAGCATTCATTATCGGGTCTGACCCCGGCGCACACTTCCCGATGAGCTCTGTCCAGAAGATCGCACAGCTCCCGTCTGTTGCCATCGACCCCCACCTCACCCCGACGACCGCGGTCTGCAAACTCCATGTTCCGGTCGCCTTTGTCGGTGTCGAGGTCGGTGGATCCGCCTACCGGATGGACAATGTCCCGGTCGAGACAAGGAAGATCGTTGACCCGCCCGAAGGTGTGCTCACCGACCAGGAATTCCTTGAGAAAGTGCTGGCTGAAGTCAGGAAATGCAAGGGAGTGTAGACCACAATGGCAGAATACCTTATTAAAAACGGTTTTGTCTTCGACCCTGTCCAGGGGATTGACGGAGACAAAAAGGACATCGCCATCAAAGACGGCAAGATCGTCGAGAAGGTCGGGTCAGGTGCAAAGGAGATCGATGCATCCGGCAAGACCGTGATGGCGGGTGGTGTGGATATCCACTCACATGTTGCCGGTCCCAAGGTGAATGTCGGCAGGATCTTCCGGCCGGAAGACAAGAACCTCGCTCCCTGGGATGTTGCCCGGGGTGTCCGGAGGATGGCTGGCGGGTTCTCGATCCCGACAACCTTCCGGACAGGGTACAAGTATGCCGAGATGGGGTATACGACCGTGATGGAAGCGGCGATGCCCCCGTTCTTTGCCCGGCACACCCATGAAGAGATGCGGGATACCCCGATCCTTGACCAGGGTGCGTATCCGGTATTCGGGAACAACTGGTTTGTGCTTGAATACCTGAAGAACCAGGAGATCGAGAATACAGCCGCCTATATTGCATGGCTGCTCAGGATGTCCAAGGGTTTTGCGATCAAGAACGTGAACCCCGGCGGTACCGAGGCATGGAGCTGGGGTCTGAACTGTACAACCATTCACGACCCGGTTCCGTATTTCGATATCACTCCTGCAGAGATCGTGAAAGGGTTAATCGAGGCGAACGAATACCTCAAACTCCCGCACTGCATGCATGTGCACAGCAACAATCTCGGGAACCCCGGGAACTACGAGACCACCCTCGATACCCTGAAACTGGCATCCGGCTATACCGCGAAGAACGACTTTGGCCGTGACCAGGTGCTGCACCACACGCATATCCAGTTCCACTCCTATGGCGGGACATCCTGGGGCAGTTTCGAGTCGAAGGGAACAGAGGTTGCCGAGTATGTCAACTCGCAGAAGAACATCTCCTGTGACATCGGGTTCGTGACCCTGGATGAGACGACGACGATGACCGCAGACGGTCCGTTTGAGCACCATCTCTGTGAACTGAACCACCTGAAATGGGCAAATGTCGATGTTGAGCTCGAGACGGGTTCAGGCGTTGTACCGTATGTCTACAGCCCCGACATCTTTGTCTGCGGTATCCAGTGGGCAACCGGTCTTGAGATTGCCCTTGCCGGCAAAGACATGATGCGGTTCCACCTGACGACCGACCATCCAAATGCAGGTCCGTTCACCCGGTATCCGCGGGTCATGAAGTGGCTGATGAGCACCAAAGCCCGTGACGAGATGTTTGCCACGATGAAGAACGAGGACAAGGTCCGCGACCGGACTGCACTTGGCGGGATGGACCGCGAACTGACGCTCTCCGAGATCGCGATGATGACCCGTGCGGGTCCCGCCCGGGTGCTTGGCCTGTCTCATATGTATGGATCGCTTACACCAGGTCTGGACGGCGATGTTGCAGTCTATGACTACAACCCCGACACCGCGTCTGATCCC
The nucleotide sequence above comes from Methanocalculus natronophilus. Encoded proteins:
- a CDS encoding molybdopterin dinucleotide binding domain-containing protein, translating into MTKISLNLITGRTIQQGVSMEGGKEKKAYTKACGIIEMNPSDMKKLNVWKNTNVRVTSKFGSVIVKAVEATEGLTPGDAYIPMGPWANSVVDPTTDGTGMPSFKGVPIDVEVAINETILDSQELVRKACGLP
- a CDS encoding formylmethanofuran dehydrogenase subunit A — encoded protein: MAEYLIKNGFVFDPVQGIDGDKKDIAIKDGKIVEKVGSGAKEIDASGKTVMAGGVDIHSHVAGPKVNVGRIFRPEDKNLAPWDVARGVRRMAGGFSIPTTFRTGYKYAEMGYTTVMEAAMPPFFARHTHEEMRDTPILDQGAYPVFGNNWFVLEYLKNQEIENTAAYIAWLLRMSKGFAIKNVNPGGTEAWSWGLNCTTIHDPVPYFDITPAEIVKGLIEANEYLKLPHCMHVHSNNLGNPGNYETTLDTLKLASGYTAKNDFGRDQVLHHTHIQFHSYGGTSWGSFESKGTEVAEYVNSQKNISCDIGFVTLDETTTMTADGPFEHHLCELNHLKWANVDVELETGSGVVPYVYSPDIFVCGIQWATGLEIALAGKDMMRFHLTTDHPNAGPFTRYPRVMKWLMSTKARDEMFATMKNEDKVRDRTALGGMDRELTLSEIAMMTRAGPARVLGLSHMYGSLTPGLDGDVAVYDYNPDTASDPEAIETAFANAAFLFKQGELIINEGEIVSNGNKRTLWVDVKTNENAQVERDISLKFSKFYTMTKNNYEVSAEHYLANPYVIEIDATQ
- a CDS encoding CoB--CoM heterodisulfide reductase iron-sulfur subunit A family protein, with the translated sequence MADEKKPQEPRVGVYICHCGTNIAGSIDIKELQDYARTIADVVVSDEYQYVCSTPGQTMIEEAIKEHKLTGLVVAACSPRLHEPTFRRASQEGGMNQFRFEMANIREQNSWVHMHDREGATEKAKDAVRMAVAKARLLEDLHPKSVPVEHAAMVVGAGVGGIQAALDLASSGIKTYLVEKSPTIGGRMSQLDKTFPTLDCSQCILTPKMVDVLRHPNIELMSYTEVESVEGYIGNFDVTLRKKANGVLTMEQAEARGIVGGGCNGCGDCEPVCPVIKPNPFELGMAPRKAIYIYHPQVVPLLYTIDFDSCVKCGLCEEVCGDKKAIDLEMQDELVTVKVGTAILAVGYEVFPIEKKTEWGYKRYDNVVSSLEFERLICASGPTGGKMIRPSDGEVPKKIGFVLCAGSRDNTGIGKPYCSRFCCMYSLKHAHQLYEKIPGAQSYIFYMDIRSFGKMYEEFYYRIQDEGAKFIRGRVAKIEEDPITKNLYVTTEDTLLGQPVNIELDMVVLASAVVPTEETNSVRKLFGVSQSMDGWLLEAHPKLNPCGTTTAGVFLAGVCQGPKDIPDTVAQAEGAAAAASIPIHVGEVELEPYFAMCIEEKCAGCGMCLDLCPYAALDLGKSEDGRTVMKVTEAKCKGCGTCGGFCPGGAIWMQHFTTPQIVAQIDAFLLGGEQ
- a CDS encoding hydrogenase iron-sulfur subunit, which gives rise to MSDEWKPKILGIICNWCSYAGADLAGSARTQYPPGIRTVRVMCTGRVDTLFIMKAFASGADGVLVSGCHFGDCHYLEGNYKAAKRMFLMKSVLKNMGIEDKRFRMTFVSASEGAKWAKVVEDVVNTVTELGPSPLKELEQ
- the hdrB gene encoding CoB--CoM heterodisulfide reductase subunit B, which encodes MSGNTHKYAFFLGCIAPNRYPGIEAAAIKTSKNLGIDLLPLKGASCCPAPGAFGSIDLKVWMSMAARNLVLAEQMNMDIALICNGCYKSIWEVNHKLKHHDELRDDVNEVLKEIDMEFKGTIDVRHLAEIYYDENICGVAKVADSVNTPLKGVKVAVHYGCHLLKPRKDREFEVEAVGDTESPMWMEELVGALGAEPVQYRQKMQCCGAGGGVRGYDIAHALDITNEKLINMSEVGADAITDVCPFCQLQFDRGQIEIGEKFGVKWAIPVLHFSELLGLAQGMSPQDLALDLHGISCEPFLNKLQ
- a CDS encoding formylmethanofuran dehydrogenase subunit B codes for the protein MANIVSDITCPFCGTLCDDLEVELSDDGKKILEVYHACAIGAEKILHSQAEDRLTRPRMQAEDGTWKEVSYDEAAKYTAKILCDAKKPLMYGWSSTSCEAQSVGHEIAEAVGGMVDNTATVCHGPSLIAVQDVGLPTCTLGEAMNRADVVVFWACNPAHAHPRHMSRYSIYPRGFFTGKGAKSRKVVVIDPRKTDTASLADAHLQIEQGRDYELLSALRIAFRGEKLPDSVAGIPKDQIYGAAELLKSARFVIIYFGMGVTQSRGKNHNIDIAIAVTRDLNDYTKASIMPMRGHYNVTGSGEVLGWQFGYPFCVDLSRGFARYNPGETSSNDLLIRDEVDAAFIIGSDPGAHFPMSSVQKIAQLPSVAIDPHLTPTTAVCKLHVPVAFVGVEVGGSAYRMDNVPVETRKIVDPPEGVLTDQEFLEKVLAEVRKCKGV